The Deinococcus aquaedulcis sequence CGGGCCACCTCGCGGTGGGTGACGGGAATGCCGGCGTAGGCGGGAGCGGCAATGGCGCTGGTCACCCCGGGCACCACCTCAAAGGGGACCCCGGCCCGCACACAGGCTTCGGCTTCCTCGCTGCCGCGCCCGAAAACGAACACGTCGCCGCCCTTCAGCCGGGCCACCCGGCGCCCGCCGCCCTCCTGAGCCTTGGCCACCAGCAGTTCGCTAATCTGCTCCTGGCTGATGTACTCCGAAAAGCCTTTCTTGCCCACGTAGATGGTTTCGGCCTGGGGGCAGTGACGCAGCAGTTCAGGGTTGGCCAGATAGTCGAACAGCACCACGTCTGCCGCCTGCAGCGCCTGCTGGCCGCGCAGGGTCAGCAGGCCCGGATCACCCGGCCCCGCCCCGATGAGGGACACAAAAGCGCGGGACGGCACAGCGGCGGAAGACTGACTCATGCCTCACAGGCTAGCGGCCCGGCGGCGGGACATATGCGGCTTCCTGCGTTTCATGACCGCGTGCGCGCACCCTTCCGCCACTGACCGCCACGGCGCGCGACAGCACCGTTTCCCAGTTCAGGCGCTGCAGCGCGTGCGCCGCCAGCAGGTAACTGAGGCGGTCCGGCCAGCTGGACGCACGGATGAAGACCTCAATCTCCAGGTGCAGCACGCCGCTGCCGGGCTCAGTGACCCCAAAGCGCACCGTGCCCGCATCGGCGTGCAGGCGCAGGGTGCGGATGCGAAAGGCGCGCGACGTGACGGCCTCCACGACCACCCGGGCGCGCCGGATCAGGCCCATGAGGATCCGCAGGCGGGTGCCAGGACCAATGGGCGGGCCCCCCTGGGCGGGCAGCGGGGCGTCCAGCCCCCGGAACCACGCGGCCAGACGCGGCGCAAATTCGGGCAGGTGCTGCAGCACCTCGGCGGTGATGTCTTCCGGGGAGCAGGTGGCCCCGGTGACCTCGGCCCAGAAGCGGCGGCGGATCACGGGTCCTGCGCCGTCCGCCAGCCCCGTGGGGCGCAGCGCCCTGGCTCCCGCTTGAAAGACGTTCCCAGACAGCAAAAAAGCGCCCAACGCCAGGGCCACCGTGCGAACAACAGGAAATTGAGCCATAGACACCTCGGCAGAGAGAAACGAAACCTGCCAGAAAGTATCCGGGCCTACACTGCCGGCTTCGGCGCGGTGCAGGTCAAG is a genomic window containing:
- a CDS encoding DUF1990 family protein yields the protein MAQFPVVRTVALALGAFLLSGNVFQAGARALRPTGLADGAGPVIRRRFWAEVTGATCSPEDITAEVLQHLPEFAPRLAAWFRGLDAPLPAQGGPPIGPGTRLRILMGLIRRARVVVEAVTSRAFRIRTLRLHADAGTVRFGVTEPGSGVLHLEIEVFIRASSWPDRLSYLLAAHALQRLNWETVLSRAVAVSGGRVRARGHETQEAAYVPPPGR